In Deltaproteobacteria bacterium, the sequence CACCGGCATGCGGCATTTGTCTACATCATTTCCTACCACGCAGGTCACAAATGGTGCGAGGTCGAAATCTTTGATGCTCTTCTTGGTGCTGGCTTTAGCAAAGCCACGTGCTAAGTGTGGAATAAACAGCTGCGGTTTTTCCGGGCTCATCCAGATCGGCAGATTACCGTCGGCAACCTCGCCAGCACAGGCAATGCCGTTCGGGCTAATCGAAGCCATATAGATTTTCATATCCGCACGGCCCTGCCCAATGCTTTTGAGCGGTTTGCCAAGGCCTGTTGCACCGGGGCCGTTGTAAGGGATTTGGTAATACTCGCCTTGGTGTTGCAGCGGTGCTTCGCGGGCGAGAATCTTGCGCACGATGCTGATGTATTCACGGGTACGCGGAATCGGCTTGCCATAAGCAACGCCATGCCAGCCTTCGGCGACTTGTGGCCCTGAAGGACCGACACCGAGAATGAAGCGTCCGCCTGATAAAGCGTCCAACGTCATTGCGGTCATGGCTGTCATCGCGGGTGTTCGTGCTGGCATCTGCAGAATCGCCGCGCCGAGTTTGATCTTTGACGTGCGTGAGCCGATCCAGGCGAGCGGTGTGACTGCATCAGAGCCATAGGCCTCGCCAGTCCAGACTGAGTCGTAGCCCAGCTTTTCTGCTTCAAGAATGAGGTCCATATTGATGCGCGGTCCCGCTGCGCCAACCAGTAATCCAAGTTTCATGATCGGTATCTCCTTTTTGTTTTTGTGTGGCTGTGCTGATCGTTCGTTTCTCTTCACTGTTGGTGTGATGGTGCCGCCTTATGTTTTGCCAGCAGTTCCTGGGCAATCTGACTGGCACGGCGGCCTGCTTCCACTGACTCGTCAAATCGCGCCTTGTTGAAGGCTGTTTGTGCAACCAACAAATCATCCTCTGCATGTCGCAAGGTGGCAGGTTCCTCGTTCGCCGCATGAGCGTCTTGTACCGCGCCGATATGACGTTGTGCTTCGAGGATCGCTTCTCGCGCCTGTCGTTCTGCGTTCACGCCTCGCGATGACCACATCGCCGTCAGCAGCAGAAGAATGACCGCACCAATAAGTCCAGCCCATTGACTCGTTTTCATAGATTCCTCTCTTCGCCCTCTAACATCCGAGTGCTGCCTTGTCGACTAGGTGTGACGTTGAAACGCCCGTGACTGTTGACGGCGTACACGCGATGCCGCAGTATGTGGCCATTTGCTACCCCGCGGTGGACAATGAGCAATCGCGGTGGTTCAGGAGGCGTATTGTGGAAACCATCAGTTGTGTCACCTTCTGGAATAACTACAAAGACCACATGAGTGATGCCGATTTCATGAAGAAGGAAATCGCCGTCAATAAGCTCATGGAACCCTTAGGATTCGACCTCATTTTCAGTGTCGAGCATCATTTTTCCAACTACTCGATGGGACCGGATAACTTTCAGTTCCTCGGCTATATGGCTGCAGCGACCAATCGCATCAAGTTGGGAACACTAGGAGTGATCTTGCCGTGGAATGATCCACTGCGAGTCGCGGAACGAGTGTTGCTCCTTGACCATTTGTCTGAAGGCCGTGCCGT encodes:
- a CDS encoding LLM class F420-dependent oxidoreductase codes for the protein MKLGLLVGAAGPRINMDLILEAEKLGYDSVWTGEAYGSDAVTPLAWIGSRTSKIKLGAAILQMPARTPAMTAMTAMTLDALSGGRFILGVGPSGPQVAEGWHGVAYGKPIPRTREYISIVRKILAREAPLQHQGEYYQIPYNGPGATGLGKPLKSIGQGRADMKIYMASISPNGIACAGEVADGNLPIWMSPEKPQLFIPHLARGFAKASTKKSIKDFDLAPFVTCVVGNDVDKCRMPVKDNLALYIGGMGARNANFYNDFAKRLGYEEAAVKIQDLYLSGKKAEAVALVPDKLVDEVALVGTRERIAERLQAWKASAATSLLIGTSQPEALRMLAELCL